In Psychrilyobacter piezotolerans, a genomic segment contains:
- a CDS encoding Crp/Fnr family transcriptional regulator: MEKIIEIIGKTPLKDFIPQKYTNRLKILNLSSGEYFHYSEKELNSTFFLIEGMIQIKQTTQDGVDLNYILLDNFNVVGEKKLLFGKEGGVDFYTIRDKTKILEIPLDIGIKLIKNDKFKIFLLKLHCEKLHKFVWDISILHFKGVKKFLAHNILTYSTDDKFRFKNMSFLSEILSIDRKSLYSAVKKLEEKKLIIRENKIIKILDRKKLEEYIKI; the protein is encoded by the coding sequence GTGGAAAAAATCATTGAAATTATAGGGAAAACTCCACTAAAAGATTTTATTCCTCAAAAATACACAAATAGATTAAAAATATTAAATCTATCATCTGGAGAATACTTTCATTATTCAGAGAAAGAACTAAACTCTACTTTTTTTCTTATTGAGGGAATGATCCAAATAAAACAAACTACTCAGGATGGAGTTGATTTAAATTATATCTTATTGGATAACTTTAATGTCGTTGGAGAGAAAAAATTACTCTTTGGAAAGGAAGGAGGGGTGGATTTTTACACCATAAGAGATAAAACGAAAATTTTAGAAATTCCACTTGATATTGGAATAAAATTGATTAAAAATGATAAATTTAAAATTTTTTTATTGAAACTTCACTGTGAAAAGCTGCATAAATTTGTATGGGATATTTCCATCCTACACTTTAAGGGAGTAAAAAAGTTTTTAGCTCACAATATACTGACCTATTCCACAGATGATAAGTTTAGATTTAAAAATATGTCCTTTCTCAGTGAAATACTCAGTATTGACAGAAAAAGTTTATATAGTGCTGTAAAAAAATTAGAGGAAAAAAAATTAATAATCAGAGAAAATAAAATTATCAAAATTCTAGACAGAAAAAAACTAGAGGAATATATTAAAATTTAA